One Luteolibacter rhizosphaerae DNA segment encodes these proteins:
- the ureG gene encoding urease accessory protein UreG translates to MPDSSSPESSKRPFRLGVGGPVGSGKTMCVLRLSQWLKDEISLAVITNDIYTREDAEFLLREGVLPADRVRGVETGGCPHTAIRDDISMNMAAVVDLERAHSDLKLILIESGGDNLSATFSPELVDAYIYVIDVAEGDKIPRKGGPAIRTSDLLLINKIELAPYVGADLAVMDRDARKMRGTRPFIFADLKSEKGKDELLRWLKHEYLFV, encoded by the coding sequence ATGCCCGACTCTTCATCTCCTGAATCTTCCAAGCGTCCCTTCCGCCTCGGTGTCGGCGGCCCCGTCGGCTCGGGTAAGACCATGTGCGTGCTACGGCTTTCGCAGTGGTTGAAGGACGAGATCTCCCTCGCGGTGATCACGAACGACATCTACACCCGCGAGGACGCCGAGTTCCTCCTGCGCGAGGGCGTGCTCCCAGCCGATCGCGTCCGCGGTGTCGAAACCGGCGGCTGCCCGCACACCGCCATTCGCGATGACATCAGCATGAACATGGCCGCTGTGGTCGATCTCGAGCGCGCCCATTCGGATCTCAAACTCATCCTCATCGAGAGCGGCGGCGACAACCTCTCCGCCACCTTCTCGCCCGAACTCGTCGACGCCTACATCTACGTCATCGACGTTGCCGAGGGTGACAAGATCCCCCGCAAGGGCGGCCCGGCCATCCGCACCAGCGATCTCCTCCTCATCAACAAGATCGAGCTCGCCCCCTACGTCGGCGCGGACCTCGCCGTCATGGATCGGGATGCCCGCAAGATGCGCGGCACCCGCCCCTTCATCTTCGCCGATTTGAAGTCCGAAAAAGGTAAGGACGAGCTACTACGCTGGCTGAAGCACGAGTACCTGTTCGTCTAG
- a CDS encoding RNA-binding protein → MVDSDLLHTEKILADRKTFFLDLKENARGMVVKITEDVSGNRDTIMVPAEILGDFIAALTDIKATADSR, encoded by the coding sequence ATGGTGGACAGCGACCTTTTGCATACGGAGAAGATCTTGGCGGACCGGAAGACGTTCTTCCTCGATCTCAAGGAGAACGCTCGCGGCATGGTGGTGAAGATCACCGAGGATGTCAGCGGCAACCGCGACACGATCATGGTTCCGGCCGAAATCCTTGGTGATTTCATCGCGGCCCTGACCGACATCAAGGCCACGGCGGACAGCCGCTAG